The nucleotide sequence AAGGGGATCAGATGATGTTTTCCGTGTTGCCCTCTTCTTCGATGTCGTCTTCTTTGTCGATTTCATCATTGATTTCCAGAGAGTGATACGGGCTGTTTTCATCGTTGGCTAGACGTTCGCGAGCTTCATCTGTGCTAATCACATTTGCAGCAATTAATACTGAATCAGTATCTGCATCGGTCTTACGTATGCTGGCTTTTTGTTCATCATTCATTTGATACAGCGGTTCGAATGTAAAGCTAATATCAGGATCAATTTCGCCAAATTCGGATAATTGAATAATATCAATCATTCGTGCCAATCCATCTTTCACTAACATTTGCAAGGTAGCAATGAAGTCATAGAAAACACGGATTTCCCCATCAGATGACGCATTTAGCCCGCTTGGTGTGATACCTGTAAAAATCACTAACGGTATGCTACTGACTGAACTCATATGTTCCTGAGACTGGGCTTGCAGTGAATCAAGGCCACTTAGCGGTGTATTGAACTGGAAAAACTCCTCTTCGTTATCCAGCATCATTACCCCTCGGTTATCACGCATCTTGTTAAACAATTCTGCACGATAAATTAACTGATCGGGATTCTTCGTCTGTCCTTGCAACGTCGATTGAAGATTGGTTTTAAATCCAGACACAGAGAATGAATGGATCAAATCAGATACGCTATCACGTGTCCTATACCAGTTTTGTACATAAGACTCTGCAATCTGAGTCAGTGATAAGCCGCCGAAATTATACGCAGGTTTAAACATATCGGTTAATGGCCGGGTGATAAATGTAATCAAACGACTGTCATGTACAGTTTTTGCCATCACATACCAACTTGACGGCTTATAGAAATCATTGCTCAACGGGTTGCTAGCGTTATAAATCCCCGGATATGTCCATATTGGCTCAATGACGTTAAAGCCAATAAGACTCCCCTTTGTGATTTTTTTGGGTGACAGAAATAATCTAGACTCAAGTTCAACCGGATCGGTTGCAGCAAGCACGCCTCTTGACGTGCGAACATCAATGTAAATCTGACCTCGCCCAAAAAAACCATCATGTTCAATGGCTTTTTTTAACCGTTCACGAACGTGGAATTTTTCAATAGCCTCATTAAGCGCTTTGATTTTATCTGATTTGTCATTATCCCCCACTGACGTTAGCTTTATCCACTTACGAGTCATCTCCCCTGCAATAGTGCCGACCATTTTCCGATATTCGGGTAATTGTGACAGTTGGGCCAGATAAGGATAACCGGGGAAACCCACAT is from Photorhabdus laumondii subsp. laumondii and encodes:
- a CDS encoding DUF1073 domain-containing protein; translation: MFFKFRHKKKAEVLPVEQDIDQASPQPMNIHPDTVGSITERKVARPVEPYRPPPGVVPTEQLSALMAMDSTPYEYMTGTGGISGDVGFPGYPYLAQLSQLPEYRKMVGTIAGEMTRKWIKLTSVGDNDKSDKIKALNEAIEKFHVRERLKKAIEHDGFFGRGQIYIDVRTSRGVLAATDPVELESRLFLSPKKITKGSLIGFNVIEPIWTYPGIYNASNPLSNDFYKPSSWYVMAKTVHDSRLITFITRPLTDMFKPAYNFGGLSLTQIAESYVQNWYRTRDSVSDLIHSFSVSGFKTNLQSTLQGQTKNPDQLIYRAELFNKMRDNRGVMMLDNEEEFFQFNTPLSGLDSLQAQSQEHMSSVSSIPLVIFTGITPSGLNASSDGEIRVFYDFIATLQMLVKDGLARMIDIIQLSEFGEIDPDISFTFEPLYQMNDEQKASIRKTDADTDSVLIAANVISTDEARERLANDENSPYHSLEINDEIDKEDDIEEEGNTENII